The following are encoded together in the Arcticibacterium luteifluviistationis genome:
- a CDS encoding toll/interleukin-1 receptor domain-containing protein yields MDPIKVFISRKSEDSKWGIELYHYLEANNIVCFDSTISLPKIGSTQFRKTIDEVLEQSQHMILIASKIDFLHSQWVHSEWDAFENEVRSGRKKGNLLLIISKKIKIQDLPITLRQKQIFYLEDKPYQEILPFLGHSGIPKHIKEKHPIQRKQVIKICLAVFTALLLYFFLYPSKTSQTVENDKVTNPDSMFSVTENRFLKKGLDKKVALQEFKKLTLIKPALGYQGAEVFQKKAISTPFMKDTYLAISEELIVFTDSLLNAK; encoded by the coding sequence ATGGATCCTATTAAAGTTTTTATATCCAGAAAGAGCGAGGACTCAAAATGGGGTATCGAACTCTATCACTATTTAGAAGCCAATAACATTGTCTGTTTTGACTCCACTATTTCACTTCCAAAAATAGGCTCTACTCAATTCCGAAAGACTATTGATGAAGTATTAGAGCAAAGCCAACACATGATCCTTATCGCTTCTAAAATAGATTTCCTCCATTCGCAATGGGTCCATTCCGAGTGGGATGCTTTTGAAAACGAGGTTAGATCTGGACGAAAAAAAGGCAACCTTCTTCTCATAATATCTAAAAAAATAAAAATTCAAGACTTACCCATTACTCTCAGACAAAAGCAGATATTTTATTTAGAAGATAAACCATATCAAGAAATTTTACCTTTTCTGGGTCACTCTGGAATCCCAAAACATATAAAAGAAAAACATCCAATTCAACGTAAGCAGGTCATCAAAATCTGTTTAGCAGTATTTACTGCTCTTTTGCTATACTTTTTCCTTTATCCTTCCAAAACTTCCCAAACAGTAGAAAATGATAAGGTTACTAATCCAGATTCAATGTTTTCAGTAACAGAAAACCGTTTTCTAAAAAAGGGTCTAGATAAGAAAGTAGCTCTTCAGGAGTTCAAAAAACTAACTCTTATAAAACCAGCTCTAGGATATCAAGGAGCTGAGGTTTTTCAAAAGAAAGCTATTTCTACACCTTTTATGAAAGATACCTATTTAGCGATAAGTGAAGAACTAATTGTTTTTACCGACTCCCTTCTAAATGCAAAGTAA
- a CDS encoding formylglycine-generating enzyme family protein, which yields MQSKLLFILLFHLGIANAQVEIKFNELHSKANLAYLKGELNLAYQNFNNALLINPSCKDCKEKCESIAKTLRNNKDEQNRKRALNGNIFSKNNEIQQTKKTTQYEKIINEVKPSLVFQIPNTIKIDLESAFSDSLLNTVYLSKHEVRQKDWQVYCNASGKKFPQIPANFFNPDFPIINISWAEAKAFAVWVSKKTGEIYDLPTLIEWQAAREQLKDLKSEAWLYNNAERSPHLVCTKNTFSSGLCDIEGNVSEWLEDWSDKALIEQSFLNNYYENNDNFKNRIVAGCSFRDEDYLCFKPFVRSFDSAIHKDFIGFRLVKRNF from the coding sequence ATGCAAAGTAAACTACTATTTATTCTTCTTTTCCATCTAGGGATTGCAAATGCTCAGGTGGAAATCAAATTCAATGAATTGCATTCCAAAGCAAATCTTGCCTATCTAAAAGGTGAATTAAACCTAGCGTATCAAAATTTCAACAACGCCCTTTTAATAAACCCATCATGTAAAGATTGTAAAGAGAAATGCGAAAGCATAGCAAAGACTTTACGAAATAATAAAGACGAACAAAATCGAAAGAGAGCATTAAATGGGAATATCTTTTCTAAAAACAATGAAATACAACAGACAAAAAAAACGACTCAATATGAAAAAATCATTAATGAGGTAAAGCCAAGCTTAGTATTTCAGATACCAAACACAATCAAAATAGATTTAGAATCTGCTTTTTCAGATTCACTTCTTAATACCGTGTACCTCTCAAAACATGAGGTTAGACAAAAAGATTGGCAAGTATATTGTAACGCATCCGGCAAAAAATTCCCGCAAATTCCCGCAAATTTCTTTAATCCCGATTTCCCAATCATTAATATCTCATGGGCTGAAGCCAAGGCATTTGCAGTATGGGTTTCTAAAAAAACAGGAGAAATCTATGATTTACCTACGCTAATTGAGTGGCAAGCTGCCAGAGAACAACTAAAAGATTTAAAATCTGAAGCCTGGCTATATAACAATGCAGAAAGAAGCCCACACTTAGTCTGTACAAAAAACACCTTTTCAAGTGGTCTATGTGATATTGAAGGAAATGTATCAGAATGGCTTGAAGACTGGTCGGATAAAGCTCTTATAGAACAATCCTTTTTAAATAACTACTACGAGAATAATGACAATTTCAAAAATAGAATTGTTGCGGGTTGCTCTTTTCGAGATGAAGATTATCTATGTTTTAAGCCATTTGTCAGGTCTTTTGATTCTGCTATTCATAAAGACTTTATTGGATTTCGTCTAGTAAAAAGAAATTTTTAG